From a single Streptomyces sp. NBC_00377 genomic region:
- a CDS encoding helix-turn-helix domain-containing protein, producing the protein MASNVNPTVRRRRLGQELRRLRELKGMTAEEVAERLLVSQSKISRLENGRRSISQRDVRDLCGVYEVEDQRMVDSLMEMAKDSRQQGWWHAFGDVPYSVYIGLETDAASLRVYDPQVVPGLLQTRQYAEALISGALPEAPPADIEKRIQVRLRRQERISTADNPLRLWAVLDEAALRRQVGNRQVMIEQLEYLLEMSQLPHVTVQLIPFTMGAHPGVSGQYAILEFPDAADSSVVYIEGVTSDLYLEKPQDVQKYSVMYEHLRAQALNADQTREFIAKVAKDYARESAS; encoded by the coding sequence GTGGCGTCCAATGTCAATCCCACCGTCAGGCGACGCCGGCTGGGTCAGGAGCTGCGTCGGCTCCGAGAGCTCAAGGGCATGACGGCCGAAGAGGTCGCCGAGCGCCTGCTGGTGTCCCAGTCGAAGATCAGCCGACTGGAGAACGGCCGGCGCAGCATCAGCCAGCGCGACGTCCGCGACCTGTGCGGCGTGTACGAGGTCGAGGACCAGCGGATGGTCGACTCGCTGATGGAAATGGCCAAGGACTCCCGCCAGCAGGGCTGGTGGCACGCCTTCGGCGACGTCCCGTACAGCGTCTACATCGGCCTGGAGACGGACGCGGCGAGCCTGCGCGTGTACGACCCGCAGGTCGTGCCCGGGCTGCTCCAGACCCGTCAGTACGCGGAGGCGCTGATCTCGGGAGCGCTGCCGGAGGCGCCGCCGGCGGACATCGAGAAGCGGATCCAGGTGCGTCTGCGCCGACAGGAACGTATTTCCACCGCCGACAACCCGTTGCGCCTGTGGGCAGTCCTTGACGAGGCGGCGCTGCGCCGCCAGGTCGGCAACCGGCAGGTGATGATCGAGCAGCTGGAATACCTGCTGGAGATGTCCCAGCTGCCGCATGTCACCGTGCAGTTGATCCCGTTCACGATGGGCGCGCATCCGGGGGTGAGCGGGCAGTACGCGATCCTCGAGTTCCCGGACGCCGCCGACTCCAGCGTGGTCTACATCGAGGGCGTCACCAGCGACCTGTACCTGGAGAAGCCGCAGGACGTGCAGAAGTACAGCGTGATGTACGAGCACCTGCGGGCTCAGGCCCTGAACGCCGACCAGACAAGGGAGTTCATCGCGAAGGTGGCCAAGGACTATGCCAGGGAGAGCGCTTCATGA
- a CDS encoding D-alanyl-D-alanine carboxypeptidase — MAGESPDRSKQRESSAEPTSGSAGTVPEARESRDVRDPRVAVARDAEPSAARGGVDTATRVFSVRDLKTTGSGNPTESDEPAEGGKPVGAGKQAEPAEAGSAAESTGTAAAGAPTETGAAEEGTATGEAAEPAEDETGAGAAGGEAAGSGAAGSGTAGAGSGTAEDTAEDAGSVADDESAAETAQDGPEGTETAESASGTAESASGTAEGASGGGDERLREAVAQWVASADDKSSAKAPAADSTADGSPSDEEPADAEPSDGGPAAEALADAKSADVEPEDAKPSGGAPTDAGPSDRAPEDAKPSGGAPADAEPSDRAPEDAEPSDEDTEGEAEERSACEAAGTEDDGTEDDGPEDAPASAPAAGPAAKPAPKWASNTDEPEADDEAPDGGTGKAAEAADGDKPDRSPVDQPTAVFKTPRPKPAVDQPTTMLKLGGATKPEKAEAKTDEKAGAGTAAEADSAERTSKFVALKPLDEPRPHKPAADVTALVPQVGPERTTQQPLPPKPPLDLLAELTNTPPPPPTPLRTLGRRLKIWTPLVLLLLTVFAIAQSVRPLPATALTLTAKDSYTFEGGRTQLPWPGEGQGWIDADGVGTMGDFGKQTPVAIGSVAKTMTAYIILKDHPMKAGEEGPKIAVDATAEKEGGYDVTGDESTLNTVKAGDQLTEHQALSAVLIPSANNIARLLARWDAGSEAAFVKKMNATAKELGMTNTTYTDPSGLKETTVSTAEDQVKLGRAFVKVPALVAISSAASWDDPSGKNWPNYNTLPFNMGAIGIKTGSTTAAGGNLLFASRKKVGGQTVTLVGAILGQHKPRILETVNAVSQTALLAAQEALASAKIMKKGDVVGYVDDKLGGHTPVVITEDVSAVGWAGMTVKLSFTAGEVPHTAKAGTQVGTLTVGDGSISAVKVPVALQSDLAEPGFSDKLTRIG; from the coding sequence GTGGCGGGCGAGTCCCCCGACAGGTCGAAGCAGCGCGAGTCGTCGGCAGAACCGACGTCGGGGAGCGCGGGCACGGTTCCCGAAGCACGTGAGTCCCGTGATGTCCGCGATCCGCGGGTCGCGGTGGCCCGCGACGCCGAACCGTCCGCCGCACGGGGCGGCGTGGACACGGCGACACGGGTGTTCTCGGTACGGGACCTGAAGACCACGGGGTCCGGGAACCCCACGGAGTCCGACGAGCCCGCGGAGGGCGGTAAGCCGGTGGGCGCCGGCAAGCAGGCGGAGCCCGCGGAGGCGGGAAGCGCCGCGGAGTCCACGGGGACCGCAGCGGCCGGTGCGCCGACGGAGACCGGCGCCGCCGAGGAGGGCACCGCGACCGGCGAGGCCGCGGAGCCCGCCGAGGACGAGACCGGAGCCGGAGCCGCCGGAGGCGAAGCCGCCGGGTCCGGGGCCGCTGGATCAGGAACCGCCGGAGCAGGGTCCGGGACCGCCGAGGACACGGCCGAGGACGCCGGGAGCGTGGCGGACGACGAGAGCGCCGCCGAGACCGCCCAGGACGGCCCCGAGGGCACCGAGACGGCCGAGAGCGCCTCCGGAACCGCCGAGAGCGCCTCCGGAACCGCCGAGGGCGCCTCCGGGGGCGGTGACGAGCGTCTGCGGGAGGCTGTGGCCCAGTGGGTGGCCTCGGCGGACGACAAGAGCTCCGCCAAGGCGCCCGCGGCGGACTCGACGGCGGACGGGAGCCCCTCGGACGAGGAGCCTGCGGACGCCGAACCCTCGGACGGGGGACCCGCCGCCGAGGCACTCGCCGACGCGAAGTCCGCGGACGTTGAACCCGAGGACGCCAAGCCCTCGGGCGGCGCGCCCACGGATGCCGGGCCTTCGGACAGGGCACCCGAGGACGCCAAGCCCTCGGGCGGCGCCCCCGCGGATGCCGAGCCTTCGGACAGGGCACCCGAGGACGCCGAACCCTCGGACGAGGACACCGAGGGCGAGGCGGAGGAACGTTCCGCGTGCGAGGCCGCCGGAACCGAGGACGACGGAACCGAGGACGACGGGCCCGAGGACGCGCCCGCCTCCGCGCCCGCTGCCGGGCCCGCCGCCAAGCCCGCGCCGAAGTGGGCGTCGAACACGGACGAGCCCGAGGCCGACGACGAGGCACCGGACGGCGGGACCGGCAAGGCCGCCGAGGCCGCCGACGGCGACAAGCCGGACCGCTCGCCCGTCGACCAGCCCACCGCAGTCTTCAAGACGCCCCGGCCCAAGCCCGCCGTCGACCAGCCGACCACCATGCTGAAGCTGGGCGGCGCCACCAAGCCCGAGAAGGCCGAGGCGAAGACCGACGAGAAGGCCGGGGCCGGGACTGCGGCCGAGGCGGACTCCGCCGAGCGGACCAGCAAGTTCGTCGCGCTGAAGCCGCTCGACGAGCCGCGCCCGCACAAGCCGGCCGCCGACGTCACCGCGCTCGTCCCGCAGGTCGGTCCCGAGCGCACCACCCAGCAGCCGCTGCCGCCGAAGCCGCCGCTGGACCTGCTGGCGGAGCTGACCAACACCCCGCCGCCCCCGCCGACCCCACTGCGCACGCTGGGACGGCGGCTCAAGATCTGGACGCCGCTGGTCCTCCTGCTGCTGACCGTGTTTGCGATCGCGCAGTCCGTACGTCCGCTGCCGGCGACCGCGCTGACCCTCACCGCCAAGGACAGCTACACCTTCGAGGGCGGCCGGACGCAGCTGCCCTGGCCGGGTGAGGGGCAGGGCTGGATCGACGCCGACGGTGTCGGCACCATGGGCGACTTCGGCAAGCAGACGCCCGTGGCCATCGGCTCGGTCGCCAAGACCATGACGGCGTACATCATCCTCAAGGACCACCCGATGAAGGCCGGGGAGGAAGGTCCGAAGATCGCTGTCGACGCGACGGCCGAGAAGGAGGGCGGCTATGACGTCACCGGCGACGAGTCGACGCTCAACACCGTCAAGGCCGGCGACCAGCTCACCGAGCACCAGGCCCTGTCGGCCGTCCTGATCCCCTCCGCCAACAACATCGCGCGCCTGCTCGCGCGCTGGGACGCGGGCTCGGAGGCGGCGTTCGTGAAGAAGATGAACGCCACCGCCAAGGAACTGGGGATGACGAACACGACGTACACCGACCCCTCCGGCCTGAAGGAGACCACCGTCTCCACGGCCGAGGACCAGGTGAAGCTCGGCCGGGCGTTCGTGAAGGTCCCCGCCCTGGTCGCCATCTCCAGCGCGGCCAGCTGGGACGACCCGTCCGGCAAGAACTGGCCCAACTACAACACGCTGCCGTTCAACATGGGCGCGATCGGCATCAAGACCGGCAGCACCACCGCGGCCGGCGGCAACCTGCTGTTCGCCTCGCGCAAGAAGGTCGGCGGGCAGACGGTGACCCTCGTCGGCGCGATCCTCGGCCAGCACAAGCCGAGGATCCTCGAGACGGTCAACGCGGTCAGCCAGACCGCGCTGCTCGCCGCCCAGGAAGCGCTGGCCTCGGCGAAGATCATGAAGAAGGGCGACGTCGTCGGGTACGTGGACGACAAGCTCGGCGGCCACACGCCTGTCGTCATCACCGAGGACGTCTCGGCGGTCGGCTGGGCGGGCATGACGGTGAAGCTGTCGTTCACCGCCGGCGAGGTACCGCACACGGCGAAGGCCGGCACCCAGGTGGGCACGCTCACCGTCGGGGACGGCTCCATCAGTGCCGTGAAGGTGCCGGTCGCCCTCCAGTCCGATCTGGCCGAGCCGGGCTTCTCGGACAAGCTGACACGCATCGGCTGA
- a CDS encoding sodium:solute symporter family protein yields the protein MNGLDWTVLISYFGVMVAIGFWSHKRVDNVSDFFTAGGKMPWWLSGISHHMSGYSAVMFTGYAGIAYTYGVTSFVTWSFPIALGIAIGSKLFAPRINRLRSRLHVASPLEYLKNRYDLKTQQALAWSGMLLKIVDVGAKWAAIATLLSVFTGISLNQGILITGAITAVYCTIGGLWADALTELGQFVIQLLAGVAMFIAVVLKLNDKGIGFLDAWDQPALQGHDKPLVAQYGTVFLLAFLFIKLFEYNGGMLNQAQRYMATGSPKEAERSARLSAVLWLVWPLVLFFPMWMSPLLVTSNKPDGSDSYALMTEQLLPHGLLGLVIVGFFSHTMAMCSSDANAIAAVFTRDCAPVIWARAREWNQRSGLIAARVATVVFLGLSMAAATQVNSPAFKDIITVVIKWVAGLMGPMAIPMMLGLLRPFRRSGPTAALTSWSMGLLAFWLVNYPINWNVDGGVPLQYQVSIPLAVSLVLYILVGFIKPEDTPERLAIIERINTDGDGDSVGAAVPEPRDTAEGTPISPSGV from the coding sequence ATGAACGGTCTCGACTGGACCGTGCTCATCAGCTATTTCGGCGTGATGGTCGCCATCGGCTTCTGGTCGCACAAACGCGTCGACAACGTGAGCGACTTCTTCACCGCCGGCGGCAAGATGCCCTGGTGGCTGTCCGGCATCTCGCACCACATGTCGGGCTACAGCGCGGTGATGTTCACCGGGTACGCGGGCATCGCCTACACCTACGGCGTGACCTCCTTCGTCACCTGGTCCTTCCCCATCGCGCTCGGTATCGCCATCGGCTCGAAGCTGTTCGCGCCGCGCATCAACCGGTTGCGGTCGCGGCTCCACGTGGCCTCGCCGCTGGAGTACCTGAAGAACCGCTACGACCTGAAGACCCAGCAGGCGCTCGCCTGGTCCGGGATGCTGCTGAAGATCGTGGACGTCGGCGCCAAGTGGGCCGCCATCGCGACCCTGTTGTCCGTCTTCACCGGGATCTCCCTCAACCAGGGCATCCTCATCACCGGCGCGATCACCGCCGTCTACTGCACCATCGGCGGCCTCTGGGCGGACGCACTGACCGAACTCGGCCAGTTCGTCATCCAGTTGCTGGCCGGCGTCGCCATGTTCATCGCCGTCGTGCTGAAGCTGAACGACAAGGGCATCGGGTTCCTGGACGCCTGGGACCAGCCGGCGCTCCAGGGCCACGACAAGCCCCTGGTCGCGCAGTACGGCACGGTGTTCCTGCTCGCGTTCCTCTTCATCAAGCTGTTCGAGTACAACGGCGGCATGCTCAACCAGGCCCAGCGGTACATGGCCACGGGCAGCCCGAAGGAGGCCGAGCGGTCGGCGCGGCTTTCGGCGGTGCTGTGGCTGGTCTGGCCGCTGGTGCTGTTCTTCCCGATGTGGATGTCGCCGCTGCTGGTGACGTCGAACAAGCCGGACGGCTCCGACTCCTACGCCCTGATGACCGAACAGCTGCTGCCGCACGGCCTGCTGGGACTCGTCATCGTCGGCTTCTTCTCCCACACGATGGCCATGTGCTCGTCCGACGCCAACGCCATCGCCGCCGTCTTCACCCGGGACTGCGCGCCCGTCATCTGGGCCAGGGCCCGGGAGTGGAACCAGCGGTCGGGGCTGATCGCGGCGCGCGTGGCGACCGTCGTCTTCCTCGGCCTGTCGATGGCGGCGGCCACGCAGGTCAACTCCCCCGCCTTCAAGGACATCATCACGGTCGTCATCAAGTGGGTGGCCGGACTGATGGGCCCGATGGCGATCCCGATGATGCTGGGCCTGCTGCGCCCGTTCCGCCGCTCCGGTCCGACGGCCGCGCTGACCAGCTGGTCGATGGGTCTGCTGGCCTTCTGGCTGGTCAACTACCCGATCAACTGGAACGTCGACGGCGGAGTGCCGCTCCAGTACCAGGTGTCGATCCCGCTGGCCGTGTCGCTGGTCCTCTACATCCTCGTCGGCTTCATCAAGCCCGAGGACACCCCGGAACGGCTCGCGATCATCGAGCGGATCAACACGGACGGGGACGGCGACTCGGTGGGAGCGGCGGTCCCGGAGCCGCGGGACACGGCCGAGGGGACGCCCATCAGCCCGTCCGGCGTGTGA
- a CDS encoding SDR family oxidoreductase produces MSLLEGRTVVVSGVGAGLGHQVAAAVVRDGGNAVLGARTEANLAKSAAEIDPGGTRTAYGVTDITDERSCEALAGLARERFGGIDAVVNVAAWDSSFGGVEDADFATWQSVIDVNLLGTLRMTRACLAGMKARGGSVVFIGTQSAVAAPSQVRQAAYAASKGALTSAMYSLARELGPHRIRVNTVLPGWMWGPPVQAYVQFTAHTEGVAEEEVLGRLTERMALPELATDGDVADAAVFLASDRARAITGQSLLVNAGELMR; encoded by the coding sequence ATGTCACTGCTCGAAGGCAGGACCGTCGTCGTCTCGGGAGTCGGCGCCGGGCTCGGTCACCAGGTCGCCGCCGCGGTCGTACGGGACGGCGGGAACGCCGTGCTGGGGGCGCGGACTGAGGCGAATCTCGCGAAGAGCGCCGCGGAGATCGATCCCGGGGGGACGCGTACGGCGTACGGGGTCACCGACATCACCGACGAGCGCAGCTGCGAGGCGCTGGCGGGGCTGGCGCGGGAACGGTTCGGCGGGATCGACGCGGTGGTGAACGTGGCCGCCTGGGACTCCAGTTTCGGCGGGGTCGAGGACGCCGACTTCGCGACCTGGCAGTCGGTGATCGACGTGAACCTGCTGGGGACGCTGCGGATGACGCGGGCGTGTCTGGCCGGGATGAAGGCACGGGGCGGGTCGGTGGTGTTCATCGGGACGCAGTCGGCCGTGGCGGCGCCCTCGCAGGTGCGGCAGGCGGCGTACGCGGCTTCCAAGGGGGCGCTGACCAGCGCCATGTACTCCCTCGCGCGGGAGCTCGGGCCGCACCGGATCCGGGTCAACACCGTACTGCCGGGGTGGATGTGGGGGCCGCCGGTGCAGGCGTACGTGCAGTTCACCGCGCACACGGAGGGGGTGGCCGAGGAGGAGGTGCTGGGGCGGCTCACCGAACGGATGGCGTTGCCCGAGCTGGCGACGGACGGGGATGTGGCCGACGCCGCGGTGTTCCTGGCGTCGGACCGGGCGCGGGCGATCACGGGACAGTCGTTGCTGGTCAACGCGGGGGAGCTGATGCGCTGA
- a CDS encoding MFS transporter, with protein sequence MATAEPTRADDTGPGPGAGPRTKVPAPQSGDHDRDRATAAADAPAGGPAADPVVDVEQGPAPDRENGDRTDPPREASRTRSALDRLHARLNRHLVLSMTVLSGVLHLVWFFTFANSGGDLAAQDAWAEFVGRHPDSAYNLAWYGGMHPVSYSMVSPYLMSLLGVRTTMMIAGTLSAGLLALILLRCRPVKDPLWPALAGVFALLCNAASGRVTFGLGNMFALGAVAVVFCWPHRWRYKRWAKALCAAPLAALATMGSPVAGLFVGLVAAALFLQKRRPGAWALGLAPTAVVALSAWLFPFSGTQPMSFGSASLPLLCSVAVFAVVPRDWKTVRITSAVYGLGVLLVWLISSQIGSNITRLAMLFTGVVLMAALPFAVPRSRKWYVIVLSFLVFVGWIGFKSVDDVVRTTPAASWARELAPLVNELQGVGAEKGRVEVVPARSHREASALAPYVNLARGWNRQADMERNPLFYDDTLNSANYHEWLQRWAVHFVVVPKEALDGDGGERERQLVQRGLPYLEQIWGDANWQLFKVTDPASLAEPNAVVQRAEQGEMTIDVRKAGRILIRIPYSPWLSVVDAQGKSLKPPQETEESKDRSEGEPKTYENVNGCLFETEEDAEGDKWTVLLAPKAGTYRLAAPYQLPRGTPCPDELKKQP encoded by the coding sequence GTGGCCACTGCGGAGCCGACACGCGCCGACGACACCGGTCCGGGCCCGGGCGCCGGCCCGCGGACGAAGGTGCCCGCGCCCCAGTCGGGCGATCACGACCGTGACCGGGCGACAGCCGCCGCGGACGCACCGGCCGGCGGACCCGCGGCGGACCCCGTGGTAGACGTCGAACAGGGCCCCGCCCCGGACCGCGAGAACGGCGACCGGACGGATCCCCCGCGCGAGGCGTCCCGCACGCGATCCGCCCTCGACCGGCTGCACGCCCGGCTGAACCGGCACCTGGTGCTGTCGATGACGGTGCTGTCCGGTGTTCTGCACCTCGTATGGTTCTTCACGTTCGCGAACAGTGGCGGCGATCTCGCGGCGCAGGACGCCTGGGCCGAGTTCGTGGGCCGGCACCCCGACTCCGCGTACAACCTCGCCTGGTACGGCGGCATGCACCCGGTGTCGTACAGCATGGTGTCGCCGTATCTGATGTCCCTGCTCGGCGTCCGGACGACGATGATGATCGCCGGGACACTCTCGGCGGGGCTGCTCGCCCTGATCCTGCTGCGCTGCCGGCCCGTGAAGGACCCCTTGTGGCCGGCGCTGGCCGGGGTCTTCGCGCTGCTGTGCAACGCGGCGTCCGGGCGCGTGACGTTCGGGCTCGGCAACATGTTCGCCCTGGGCGCGGTCGCCGTCGTGTTCTGCTGGCCGCACCGCTGGCGCTACAAACGCTGGGCGAAGGCGCTGTGCGCCGCCCCGCTCGCCGCGCTCGCCACGATGGGTTCACCGGTGGCGGGGCTCTTCGTGGGGCTCGTGGCCGCCGCGCTGTTCCTCCAGAAGCGGCGGCCGGGCGCGTGGGCGCTGGGACTCGCCCCGACGGCCGTGGTGGCCCTGTCCGCCTGGCTGTTCCCCTTCTCCGGCACCCAGCCGATGTCCTTCGGCTCGGCGTCCCTGCCGCTGCTGTGCTCGGTGGCCGTCTTCGCGGTCGTCCCGCGCGACTGGAAGACCGTACGGATCACCTCGGCGGTGTACGGGCTCGGCGTGCTGCTGGTGTGGCTGATCAGCTCGCAGATCGGGTCCAACATCACGCGGCTCGCGATGCTGTTCACGGGCGTGGTGCTGATGGCCGCCCTGCCGTTCGCCGTGCCGCGCAGCCGCAAGTGGTACGTGATCGTCCTGTCGTTTCTCGTGTTCGTGGGCTGGATCGGCTTCAAGTCGGTCGACGACGTCGTCCGGACGACCCCGGCGGCCTCCTGGGCGCGCGAGCTGGCCCCGCTCGTCAACGAGCTCCAGGGGGTCGGCGCGGAGAAGGGGCGGGTGGAGGTCGTACCGGCCCGCTCGCACCGCGAGGCGTCCGCGCTCGCGCCGTACGTCAACCTCGCCCGGGGCTGGAACCGCCAGGCCGACATGGAGCGCAACCCGCTCTTCTACGACGACACCCTCAACTCGGCGAACTACCACGAGTGGCTCCAGCGGTGGGCCGTGCACTTCGTCGTCGTCCCCAAGGAGGCCCTGGACGGGGACGGGGGCGAGCGGGAACGCCAGCTGGTGCAGCGCGGGCTGCCGTATCTGGAGCAGATCTGGGGCGATGCCAACTGGCAGCTGTTCAAGGTCACCGACCCGGCCTCGCTGGCCGAGCCGAACGCGGTGGTGCAGCGGGCCGAGCAGGGTGAGATGACGATCGACGTGCGCAAGGCGGGCCGGATCCTGATCCGGATCCCGTACTCGCCGTGGCTGAGCGTCGTCGACGCGCAGGGCAAGAGCCTGAAGCCGCCGCAGGAGACGGAGGAGTCCAAGGACCGCTCCGAGGGGGAGCCGAAGACGTACGAGAACGTCAACGGGTGCCTGTTCGAGACGGAGGAGGACGCCGAGGGCGACAAGTGGACGGTGCTGCTCGCACCGAAGGCGGGGACCTACCGGCTGGCCGCTCCCTACCAGCTGCCCCGGGGCACGCCGTGCCCCGACGAGCTGAAGAAGCAGCCGTAG
- a CDS encoding DUF397 domain-containing protein, whose product MAMQQGAANEWVKSSYSQGNGACVEIKSPVRAAMAVRDSKVIEGPTLAFPADAWNTFVASVKA is encoded by the coding sequence ATGGCAATGCAGCAGGGCGCCGCGAACGAGTGGGTCAAGTCCTCCTACTCCCAGGGCAACGGCGCGTGCGTCGAGATCAAGTCCCCCGTCCGTGCGGCCATGGCCGTCCGTGACTCCAAGGTCATCGAAGGCCCGACCCTGGCCTTCCCCGCCGACGCGTGGAACACCTTCGTGGCATCGGTCAAGGCGTAA
- a CDS encoding ADP-ribosylglycohydrolase family protein — protein sequence MGATAGPVWGRAEQQDFRSRVRGTLLGAAVGDALGAPVDGLGIEDIRQGHGPEGVVDLAPAHGRRGAVTHLTQLTLFTVDGLIRAQVRRDTGAWHPPTDLHRAYLRWAATQRDWGPDLRRKDDGWLAREEWLYARRDPTRTLLLGLGDEVMGTLDSPKSPGAAGPEAVPRSVPVGLLVGWEPQLVVQLAVEGAVQTHGHPTAYLSAGAYAVIVHALACGESLDGAVQRALALLAARPGHEAVSEALQRALGAVRQGLPGPARVEELAGAGTAEAVLSGALYCALVAEEVRHGLRLAVNHGAPSASTAALTGGLLGALHGETALPPAWLAELEGRPTILELADDFAMEMTQGPALHNPAGASPGWLARYPRGLPS from the coding sequence GTGGGTGCGACTGCCGGGCCCGTCTGGGGCCGTGCCGAACAGCAGGACTTCCGCAGCCGGGTGCGTGGCACGCTGCTGGGCGCGGCCGTCGGGGACGCGCTCGGAGCCCCCGTCGACGGCCTCGGCATCGAGGACATCCGGCAGGGCCACGGGCCCGAGGGGGTAGTGGACCTGGCTCCCGCCCACGGGCGGCGCGGCGCGGTCACGCATCTCACCCAGCTGACCCTGTTCACCGTGGACGGGCTGATCCGCGCCCAGGTGCGGCGGGACACCGGCGCCTGGCATCCGCCGACCGATCTGCACCGGGCGTATCTGCGGTGGGCCGCCACCCAGCGCGACTGGGGCCCCGACCTGCGCCGCAAGGACGACGGCTGGCTGGCCCGCGAGGAGTGGCTGTACGCCCGGCGCGATCCCACCCGCACGCTGCTCCTCGGGCTCGGCGACGAGGTGATGGGCACCCTGGACTCGCCCAAGAGCCCCGGCGCGGCCGGGCCCGAGGCGGTGCCCCGTTCGGTGCCGGTCGGACTGCTGGTCGGCTGGGAGCCGCAGCTCGTCGTGCAGCTCGCCGTCGAGGGCGCCGTCCAGACCCACGGTCATCCGACCGCGTATCTCTCGGCGGGCGCGTACGCGGTCATCGTGCACGCGCTGGCCTGCGGCGAGAGCCTGGACGGCGCGGTGCAGCGGGCGCTCGCCCTGCTGGCCGCGCGACCGGGGCACGAGGCGGTGTCGGAGGCGTTGCAGCGCGCGCTGGGCGCCGTCCGGCAGGGCCTGCCGGGTCCGGCCAGGGTGGAGGAGCTGGCGGGGGCGGGGACCGCGGAGGCAGTGCTGTCCGGCGCGCTCTACTGTGCCCTCGTCGCGGAGGAAGTCCGGCACGGGCTGCGGCTCGCGGTCAACCACGGAGCACCTTCGGCGTCGACCGCCGCCCTCACCGGCGGTCTGCTCGGTGCCCTGCACGGCGAGACGGCCCTCCCGCCGGCCTGGCTGGCCGAGCTGGAGGGGCGCCCCACGATCCTGGAACTGGCCGACGACTTCGCCATGGAGATGACCCAGGGGCCGGCCCTGCACAACCCCGCGGGGGCGTCGCCCGGATGGCTGGCCCGGTATCCCAGGGGGTTGCCGAGCTGA
- a CDS encoding DUF2165 domain-containing protein, whose amino-acid sequence MTTPDSHFPHASRVLPLTAALLTGTVALYMLLVAFGNITDFGTNQQFVRHVLAMDTTFKDDDLMWRAVTGKGLQDAAYVAIIAWETVTGLVLAAGTWFWARRDHIRGRALSTYGLLMLMLLFGAGFVAIGGEWFAMWQSENWNGLDAATRAFLFGGVVLIVNHLPPGRPQDDSRT is encoded by the coding sequence ATGACCACCCCCGACTCACACTTCCCCCACGCCTCACGCGTGCTTCCGCTCACCGCCGCCCTCCTCACCGGGACGGTCGCGCTCTACATGCTCCTCGTCGCCTTCGGGAACATCACCGACTTCGGCACGAACCAGCAGTTCGTGCGGCATGTGCTGGCGATGGACACGACCTTCAAGGACGACGACCTGATGTGGCGGGCGGTGACCGGCAAGGGGCTCCAGGACGCCGCCTATGTCGCGATCATCGCGTGGGAGACGGTCACGGGGCTGGTGCTGGCCGCCGGGACGTGGTTCTGGGCGCGACGGGACCACATACGCGGCCGCGCGCTGTCCACGTACGGGCTGCTCATGCTCATGCTGCTCTTCGGCGCCGGGTTCGTCGCGATCGGCGGAGAGTGGTTCGCCATGTGGCAGTCGGAGAACTGGAACGGGCTGGACGCGGCGACCCGGGCGTTCCTCTTCGGCGGGGTCGTGCTGATCGTGAACCACCTGCCGCCCGGCCGCCCACAGGACGACTCCCGGACATGA
- a CDS encoding GOLPH3/VPS74 family protein, which yields MGRSRRTIPEELLLLALDPTTGTTAQPQSLDLGLAGAQLVELALAGRIAPDGDRIAVVSPRPTGDPTLDCALELLRRRGAPVRAVHWIGGPRLGLRQTYLSHLERCGMVHAVAGQMCGVLPTTRYQATDTDISREIKARLDSAIRTGVPPDPRTAALAALAHAVGLGKHLYPGNEGRSSRSRLRDLIRHDPMGGLVAHAVMDVQNGAVAQPRRNQAPPGRQAGPGARPAPEPARGVPAQPHRGPMARVVAH from the coding sequence ATGGGCAGGAGCCGCAGAACAATTCCGGAAGAGCTTTTGTTGCTGGCGCTGGACCCGACCACGGGTACCACCGCACAGCCGCAGTCGCTCGACCTCGGTCTGGCCGGAGCACAGCTAGTGGAGCTGGCGCTGGCCGGACGGATAGCCCCTGACGGGGATCGTATCGCCGTGGTGTCCCCACGGCCGACTGGAGACCCAACGCTGGACTGCGCGTTGGAGTTGCTGCGAAGGCGTGGCGCTCCTGTACGGGCCGTCCACTGGATCGGCGGGCCGCGTCTCGGGCTGCGCCAGACCTACCTCTCGCATCTGGAGCGGTGCGGCATGGTTCATGCCGTGGCGGGCCAGATGTGCGGAGTGCTGCCGACGACTCGCTACCAGGCGACGGACACCGACATCAGCCGGGAGATCAAGGCCCGGCTGGACTCCGCGATCCGCACCGGCGTACCGCCGGACCCGCGGACCGCGGCGCTCGCCGCACTGGCGCACGCGGTCGGCCTCGGCAAGCACCTGTATCCGGGCAACGAGGGACGCTCGTCCCGCTCCCGGCTGCGGGATCTGATCAGGCACGACCCCATGGGCGGCCTCGTGGCGCACGCCGTGATGGACGTCCAGAACGGCGCGGTGGCACAGCCGCGCCGCAACCAGGCACCACCCGGCCGCCAGGCCGGACCCGGTGCCAGGCCCGCTCCGGAGCCCGCCCGTGGCGTTCCGGCGCAGCCGCACCGCGGCCCCATGGCACGTGTCGTGGCCCACTGA